A window of Gossypium hirsutum isolate 1008001.06 chromosome D13, Gossypium_hirsutum_v2.1, whole genome shotgun sequence genomic DNA:
CTTTGCTTTTTAGAgtagagaaaaaaattagaaatataaaaaattgaaggggtagaaaaataaaaatatgaaaactataatttttcttCCATTAAGTGTGCTttgtatgaaatatgaaaaataaaataaaataaaaagtatttttttttacctgataaaattgaaaacaaaagaaaagaaaataaaataaaatatttgaataatatataattataaactagcatacacttttctttcattttctccttttttttcaaGGTGTGCTTGATCAATGGAAATGCGGGGGGAACGGGAGGAtgaagtgaaaataaaataaaatttaagagtgtttggtaagtaaaaaaagtaatattaaattatattaaacacGGAGGCGATTCTGGGGGTTGGCAAGGGCTCTGGcccctttaaaataaaaaattgtcattcaaaccctttaaaatttttaaaattttttaaaattttaaattagtaaaggtaaaattacacttacacccccttaaaattataaaaattaaatttaattctttaaaaatgataaagatataaactataaaaaattaaaatttcatacatCCCCTACAAAAATTATTCTGTCTTCGTCTCtaattaaacatttattaaatttaacacgtttttatttattaaaatttttaactttcaaaattcTCATATGCACAAGCTTTTAAATATTTAGCTTTGACATGCATGCATAAGATTATGACCCAATTGCTAGTTATAATTAATTTCTCTcattattataccaataaaaatatttttttatatattatacttgttacaatttaatttttttattttaatggaaaaaagaagagagagtaTAATAGTTTTcttattcacaaaaaaaataatttgtgaGAAAACATGTCATAGTTAACATTTTTGAAGTCAAATTTTGTACACTTTGAcctcaattattttaaataatttaattaattaaatatttccTTATATCTATAacggatttaaaaaaaaagggtcaaAGTTGAAAACTTTTTACCACTAAATATAAAAACTTTGACAATTTTAATGTGAAAAATGTCctaaagtttttctttttttttttgtcaaagtaGGTATCTAAAGTTTGATTTTGTTACCATTTTAAATACCAACAGTTTAACTCTTGTTAAAAAAACCTCTGAACTAATTAAATTATGACAcatgtaatttttaattaaataaaatatttaaaattaaaattaagtaaaattaaagaaataaaaaacaaaaaattaatggcaaagaatatgataatttattttaatatcgaaAATGTGGGTTTATTTTAATGGAAGAAATTTGTTTATAAAGAAGAAGATGGAGATGAAGATGGAAGGAGAAAGATTGAAGGATGATattgttatttcaattttaaatatttttatttaattaaaaataccacatgttatattttaattggtttagaggtttttctttttttttttaccgaGAGTTAACAATTGGTAAAACTCTAGGTGCTTATTTTGACCCCAAAAGAACTTTAGATATCTAAATACAAAGAGTTGCATGGTTTGAATACCTATTTTTCATATAAATCTTctataaattgaatatttttacttttgagattttaaaattaaaatttaattattaattttgttaatttttttgttaaatttattagcatgacattttgaaattaaaaaaaaaatattcagatagtcatataataatatttttttgtgataaacctaaatttaatagaatttttttaataacgATCATAATtggacttatatttttaaattaaaaaaatagcattaaatgaaacttttttattttttttaaaaaagagggacttaattaaaaaaagaacagAGAAACTGATTTCTAAATGCATGTAAAGGATAGGGGCTTAGAATACATTTTAGccatattatttttatagcaCTTTGTAGAAaaggaataaaaaagaaaaagagattaaTTGGGAGCGAAGAAAAGAAGAATtaggaggaagaagaggaagaaaaagatcagatctgcaatttttattttcaacTATTGTAGatttatacttatgtatatatatctcTCATAATAATAAAGGCAAATACTACCAAAGGGAAGGAGAGGAGAATTTCCAGGTATCTCTTCCTACTtgaatttaaaatgaaatgaatTTCCAGGTTTTTCGTACAATGAAGTAACATTATTTCTTTGTGTATGATTGATTGATTTGTGTTTGAAAAGGCGACAGCGAGCGATGGCGGAGGACAAAGGCGTTTCCGACGGTGAAAGCAAAGAATCGAGTCCGCCGCCGCCGGTAGTCAAGAAGAAAGGCAAGGGAGTCCTCTCCCGTATTTGGCATGCAATTTTTGGTAGTAGCGGGGACAATTTCGAAAAGAGGCTTGAACATATTACCAAGGAAGAGAAGGCTGTTGTCGCGCGAATTAAAAGAAGATCCCAGGCTTGGAGGACAATAATTAGGCATCTCATTGTATTTTCTGTCGTTTTGGAGGTATCCACTATTTCATCTTTTTTGTCTCTATGTCAGTCTGCAACTCATTGCtcaactttattattttatttaatttgacatGTATGTACTATCTATCTTTTATTCCGAAAAGCTCGTGAAAGGTATCATTAGTGATTTGGTTCTCTGTCAGAAGTGCTGCCCAAATGgccttttcttatttatttaacttTAGGGGGAAAAAAGAGATGGAAATTGTGAAACTTCTTGTAATATCTGTCTTCCTTTTCAAAGAACTCTCTTCTTGTCAATTTACAGGTTATTGCAGTTGCTTATGCCATTATGATGACAAGATCCGAGGATTTAGATTGGAAGATGAGGGCATTTAGGGTTTCCCCGATGTTCCTTTTGCCTGTTATTTCTTCCGTTGTTTATTCTGCAGTTGTAAAAATCACAAGGATGTGTAAGTAACTTAATATCTTACAGAATTTTCATCATGTTAAAGTTTAGATTAGTTTTGTGTATATTTTGTTGCTTATGATGTTAAATGGTAGTAGGTGTTGGATATTTACAACTGGGGTGAACCCACATAATAGGGTTAGTGACCTTGCACCTATACCCAAATTAGAAAAATACAAGGATTCCTCTCTTCCCACCTAAAGGAAATGAAAGGGTATAGACACTTCAAACTTGCTGATTTGCTGCATATCATGGCTGATATGCTATTGTGAATTAAGGTTTTGTTGGTTAGATAGATTATAACATTGGCAATAATACTGTGTAGGGTATTGTGCATGGATATATACCTAGCCTGGAGAAGTTCTAACCTTCTCTTATTGGAAATATCCCTATGACTTCTCTTATTGGAAAGTTTGCTATATATTTTGCTGTTCTCATGCTTTACACTTGCATGCTGGAAATggctttaattttttgttttacatATTATAACTTATTTCTTTTATCTATTAGATTTGTGTCATGTTAATTGATGCATGAGGTTTGCCTTTGGAGGTTTTAACTTCTTTAAAAGTGGTTAGAGAGGTATATATGATAGGAGTTAAAAACCTTAAGGTTGTTAGTACGAAGTGTGTTCCTAAACTGCATGAGTTGGTtcaactatatatataatttgagaAAATTAAAGTTGAGAATTACAGGATTGATCTGATAGGCAATTTGAAACTGTAAGACAGTATGTTTATTGAGTATTgaacattaacatcatttacagTCTTGAGCAATTAGTTTGAATGCCCCTAATATTTAACATTCCACCTTTCTGAGCTGAAAACTTAAATGGGGATTTAAATTGTGATCAACATCATTTTCAGTCTTTAACAATTAGTCTGAATGCCCTTAATATTTAAAATTCTACCTTTTTGAGCTGACAACTCAATTGGAGATTTAAAGTGCAATCAAGATTGCATTTTTGGTCACATTGCATTTATCTTGATTGAGTCTGTAGCGCATCTATCATGGTCTTTACGGTTACTACAGTTGAAATTCTCCCCTCCCCCTCCAAATTTATCCACAACTTATTGTAAAACATAGCAATTATAGTTATAAGAATAGAAACTCTTTAAATCTTAGTGCAATTCCAAGTTAGGGAATGCTCTCTCTGATTTAAACGCTAATGATGACTAGTAATCCTAGCCACTAatctaaatgtttgataattAATAATGACTaagacaaataataaaataacacaaTAGTAAAATAGCATGATGTAGCAGCTCTTGTGTCACTAATATTTCATTTGATCCAGAATCCTTATAGTGCATTTCCATGTTAGGCAAACCTCTCTTTGATTGAAGCGCAAAGAGTTCTTAATTCTGTTACTGAGCTTGTCATTTTAGGCAAAGCTGTCTCTGATTGACAACATATGTAGCGTTCCAtagttattttatatttcatcTTTTACTTATTTCTTTACGTAGGGTTGTATTATTTGAAAGAAGTTTGTACCCTGGAAGTTGAACTGTGCAGATGATAACATACTAAACCGTACAATGATGATATATCAATATTTTGATCTAACAAGTTTATACTATTTGTGGTTTCTTAAACTGTGTGTAATCTtgttaatttgtgattttatctTATAGGTGACCAGAGGGACCAGAAAACTCTAGAAAATCTTCGTGCTGAAAGGCGAGCAAAAATTGATGAACTTAAGGAGAAGACAAATTATTACATTACACAACAGCTTATTCAGGTAATTTAGAAAACTAGTAATTGGTTTCCTAAAATGTCTTTTTAAGCCCTCTGGCTGAATTCTACCTGAACTTTCTTCTTCTATTACTGCCATGAAATAGAAGGCATTAGGTAAAACCTCCCTGGTACATATTGTTGCAAAAAGTATTTCCTAGTGTAAGCCACCTTTTGGATTGGTAGAAGAAGAGCTATTTGACTAGGTTGAAGGTATTTTTTAGAGCCTTATTTTGAATAATTGTGGAAAGAAACTGTTATTGGCATTGCTTGCAGAATCACTTTGGGATAATTATTGCTTATATAAGGTATTCTGCTTTGCATGATCGTTTTGAAAAAGTTGTCACTAAAGTAAAATGTAAGCAAAAGCCTGGTTTGAAAATGAAGACAATGGACAAATTTTAGGTTTCTAGTTTTTGTTTATTTGCTCATGAGCTAGATCATTGAGTAATTTTTTGAATGCATGatattatttacaaattaaacttatttaaagtACTCTGATGCAGAGATATGATCCTGATCCAGCAGTAAAGGCTGCTGCTGCAACTATCCTTGCATCTAAGTTGGGTGCAGATTCAGGTTTTAAATTCTATCTTGAAGATGAATCTAAGCTTGATGTCCTAGGGGGGAGGAGCAACGATGTTGAGATAGTGCCTTCAAGTGGACTTCGAAAAAGAAAGCACAGTAGATCCAATAGTACGGGAAGCACTCCATTGGTGCATTCTAATGAAGGATCACCACCTCATCCTGTAGGGAATGAGGGTCCTCAAGCTTCTGAGCATGATCGACTGGTTGTTGATCATTACCATCCACAGGGACCTTCCGTACAGGATGGGGGATGGCTTGCTCGAATTGCTGCCTTGCTTGTAGGGGAAGATCCAACACAATCATATGCACTTATATGTGGCAATTGCCACAGGCACAACGGTTAGTGGCATTAGTTTTGCAGTTATATCTTCAAATCCTGATTTGACACAATTTCACACACGTACACTGTGGATATCTGGTGTTTTCTTTCATAGGAATATTAAGCTTCAAACTGTATTTCCTTTGGGGGTTTTGTTCAGGACTTGCTAGGAAGGAGGATTTCCCATATATAACTTATTACTGCCCGCACTGCCAAGCCCTGAATAAGCCAAAACAACCGGAAGAGCATGTTTCTAGATCTAGCCCCATCATGGACCCCTTGCATTCAGGAGTTGGCGATGCAGTAAAAAGTTCAAGTGGTAGCATGGCTGAGGATATACTCAGGAGCTCCAGCCCTGTGATATCTGTATCTGAGATTGAGAAAGTGACGGAAAAAGTAGAGTCAAGTGGTGTGGTTGGATAAAATGCATTCTTACATGGAGCAATGAAATCGATTATGGTGTTCTATAAAGATCTCATATGTTGCCTGTAGGTAAACTATAGGAACGCTTGAGCTCTGGATTTTTGCAGCAGTTTTGATTCTTGTTGGTTGTTTTGACTAAACATTCAGATGTCTTACTAGGAACTTATGATTATACACACATTGATATAGAAGATAGATATAATTGTTACATTTTACTCTTACAATATGATTAGTTGCATTCCAGGAATCTTTCCTTTTACTTGATAAAAACAAATCATTTGAGAATATGGATAGACCAAAATCTTTAGTAGGAAATAAATACATTTTCTCTTTGTAGTCTTGTTGAGAATAGGTAATTTGGGTGTTCGAACCAATATCCTTAACTCTAAACAAGCAaagtttatattatattttaagagGAAGGGAAAGAGGTATCATAGATATCTACTCCTAAACAACATACCAATACTTAAAGCTCACATACATACGAGTTAATAAACTAAATAGTGTATTATTTTATTGATGGAAGGtgtatgttttcttttataattggAATATTGGAGGGGAGGAAATGGTTAGATTTAAACTCATGCCATTTAAGTAATCTCGGATAATAATAATATCTTGAAAATGCATTGCAATTGAATTGTGGttattttatcaattatattaatatttaacagaaaaattggatgaaatttataaataataaattaatttatgtatcaatttttttaataaaaaacataaaatccaATATAACACAAAGTAGAAATTACTCCATAGTATACAGCAAAACAGTGTACAGaggaaatgaatgaatgaaatgtAGACAACTTTGATGACAAGTGGATGCACTGATAGCACACAAAATGAAATTGTGGGAAGCAATCACACCACCTGGTGTGGTCTTCATTTTCCTTCCGGAAACCACCCCTCCctaccttttcctttttttttctttcacgtGCAATCAATGTCAGCCTTGCCATTGGCCTCTCTACTGCAGCTGCTGCCGCCATCCTACACcttttcatttctactattatttTCTTTCCCATTGGTCCACTGTATCAACTTCTTTTATTAACACAAACATCTTCAGGTATAGCTTCAAATAACTCTCAAACTCACGGGCCAAATTTTGCTCATTGCTGCGATACGATGCCACTGCCAATATATAGGTTTTTGTATTGCCATCGCAAACCATCCTTCCTATAGTTTTCCCTTTTTGGCCAAAACTATCCTTCCTGCTTAATTAATGCTGTTAAACAAGTTGCTTTCTTCATAACCAAAAAAGCTTCCTTCCATCACAGGCTCCTTGACCTTGAGCTTGAGGTTGAGCTTCACCCTGCCATCAACCCTTCATTTCACACAACTAATACATATATCTATAGTATAATTAATTTCCCTATGTGTAATTAAAAGCAAATGAAAACAAATGATATCATGAACGGCTGCAAGTCCGATTTCGACCACGGCGACGACACCGACTATTTTAATGAACCTTTGCTACTCCGACCATCATATGCTAGATCAACGTCCTTGCTTTGCGACGAGCTACGCAGCTTCAGAATAAGCCTCCGTTGGTGTGCACTAGATCACTCTTCCAGCACAGGCAAATTCGTTTCCTATCTCACCTTCATCCTCCTCGCCGTTTTCGTCCCCATCATAAGCTCCCTTCCCGTTTGGTTCCAAGACCTGTCCATCGCATTTCCTACTGAAACCACCGCCTTCAATCTCCTGGTTCAATTCCCCGAATCAGCCTTAGCTTTCTTGGGATTTTTCACACTGTCCTGTTTCTTCAGAAGATACGGGTTGAGGCAGCTCTTGTTCCTCGACGCCTTACAGCAAGATACGACGTTCGTAAGACGTGGATATACGAGGGAGCTGGACAAGGCGTTTCGTTACCTGGCGTGCATACTCTTACCCTCTTTCTTCGTTGAAGTTGTTCATAAgatcatcttcttctccaccgtGAAGATATCGTTGCCTTATGTTAGCTCCGGGTTCCCATTGAACTCCATCGCGTTTGTGTTGGTGTTGGGGTCGTGGGTTTATAGGACCGGCGTGTTCCTCCTCGTCTGCGTGCTGTTTCGGTTGACTTGTGAGCTACAGATACTGAGATTCCAAGGTCTCCACAAGATGTTCGAAGGGTGTGGGTCTGATGGTGGCGATATATTTCAAGAGCATGTTAGGATCAGGAAACAGTTGGCCATCACCAGCCATAGGTATCGTTTCTTCATTATTGCCTCCTTAGTCGTCATCACTGCTAGCCAGTTCGCAGCTTTGTTGATGGTTTTGGCTTCAAAATCAGATAAAAATTTCTTCAATTCTGGTGATCTACTGGTAAGCACCTTAACTTGCACTATTCTTggaaatttgatataatttttcaCTGATGAATTAATACTGTGTGTGGGTGATGAAGGTTTGTTCAACGGTTCAGCTGAGTGGCTTCTTCTTGTGCTTGTTGGGTGCGGCAAGAATCACACATAGAGCCCAAGGAATGGCAGCCGTAGCTAGTAGATGGCATATGAGTATGACATGCGCAATGGCCGGAGTAGAGCAAGGGAAACAAGAAGACGACGGCTTCCTACCCGTATCTACGTGCAATGAAACTGATTCCGATGACTCATCCGATATGTTCATCAGCTTTTCCGCACAACATCCATCCAACTTTCAAACAAGACAAGCTTTAGGTCAGTTTTTATCTATACCTAGTTTCATggagagatatatatatatagggttaATTTCGCCAAAAGTACCCAAATTCTCTTCCCAAATTTAAATTCATCTCTTAagtttaaaacattctaattaaaTCTTCAAAGTTGATCTGTATCATATCAATCAAGTCCTTTCATCAATTTAGCCATTAATTTAGGTATTAAATGCCAGTTTGGACTACCGTGGAGCACTTTTAAAACTTGTAAATTAAACTATAAACACATTTATACCTACTATATTCATAAATTGAAT
This region includes:
- the LOC107888371 gene encoding uncharacterized protein At2g24330 — translated: MAEDKGVSDGESKESSPPPPVVKKKGKGVLSRIWHAIFGSSGDNFEKRLEHITKEEKAVVARIKRRSQAWRTIIRHLIVFSVVLEVIAVAYAIMMTRSEDLDWKMRAFRVSPMFLLPVISSVVYSAVVKITRMCDQRDQKTLENLRAERRAKIDELKEKTNYYITQQLIQRYDPDPAVKAAAATILASKLGADSGFKFYLEDESKLDVLGGRSNDVEIVPSSGLRKRKHSRSNSTGSTPLVHSNEGSPPHPVGNEGPQASEHDRLVVDHYHPQGPSVQDGGWLARIAALLVGEDPTQSYALICGNCHRHNGLARKEDFPYITYYCPHCQALNKPKQPEEHVSRSSPIMDPLHSGVGDAVKSSSGSMAEDILRSSSPVISVSEIEKVTEKVESSGVVG
- the LOC107888372 gene encoding uncharacterized protein; translated protein: MKTNDIMNGCKSDFDHGDDTDYFNEPLLLRPSYARSTSLLCDELRSFRISLRWCALDHSSSTGKFVSYLTFILLAVFVPIISSLPVWFQDLSIAFPTETTAFNLLVQFPESALAFLGFFTLSCFFRRYGLRQLLFLDALQQDTTFVRRGYTRELDKAFRYLACILLPSFFVEVVHKIIFFSTVKISLPYVSSGFPLNSIAFVLVLGSWVYRTGVFLLVCVLFRLTCELQILRFQGLHKMFEGCGSDGGDIFQEHVRIRKQLAITSHRYRFFIIASLVVITASQFAALLMVLASKSDKNFFNSGDLLVCSTVQLSGFFLCLLGAARITHRAQGMAAVASRWHMSMTCAMAGVEQGKQEDDGFLPVSTCNETDSDDSSDMFISFSAQHPSNFQTRQALVSYLQHNNKGITLFGYALDRGLLHTLFAFEFSLVMWILSKVVVLND